Proteins encoded by one window of Ralstonia sp. RRA:
- a CDS encoding NAD(P)-dependent oxidoreductase: MTVTHTDTPVQADPLAGISTRCHRLLLTGAGGNLGKVLRERLPKYADVLRISDISDLGAARKGEEVIPCNLADPHAVDALVAGTDAIVHLGGISVERPFEEILPANIQGVYNLYEAARRHGVRRIVFASSNHTIGFYKQGEVIDNTVPTKPDGYYGLSKVFGEQLASFYFDRYGIETVAIRIGSSFAEPQDRRMLVTWLGYDDLEQLIRRAVFVPKVGFTVVYGMSANRDRWWDNRYAAHLGYVPTETSEIFRTQVEAQPPLPADDPAALYQGGAFVKAGPFGD; this comes from the coding sequence ATGACTGTGACCCATACCGACACGCCTGTGCAAGCCGATCCGCTGGCAGGCATCTCCACCCGCTGCCATCGTCTGCTGCTGACGGGCGCGGGCGGCAATCTGGGCAAGGTGCTGCGCGAGCGCCTGCCGAAGTACGCCGACGTCCTGCGCATTTCCGACATCTCAGACCTGGGCGCCGCGCGCAAGGGCGAGGAGGTCATCCCTTGCAACCTGGCCGATCCGCACGCAGTTGACGCGCTCGTGGCAGGCACGGATGCCATCGTGCACCTGGGCGGCATCTCGGTCGAGCGCCCATTTGAAGAGATCCTGCCGGCCAACATCCAGGGCGTCTACAACCTGTACGAGGCCGCGCGTCGCCACGGTGTGCGCCGCATCGTGTTCGCCAGCTCCAATCACACCATCGGCTTCTACAAGCAGGGCGAGGTCATCGACAACACGGTGCCGACCAAGCCCGATGGTTACTACGGTTTGAGCAAGGTCTTTGGCGAACAGCTCGCCAGCTTCTATTTCGACCGCTATGGCATTGAGACGGTGGCCATCCGCATTGGCTCGTCGTTTGCCGAGCCCCAGGACCGTCGCATGCTGGTCACGTGGCTGGGCTACGACGATCTGGAGCAACTGATCCGCCGCGCCGTATTCGTGCCAAAGGTTGGTTTTACGGTGGTCTACGGCATGTCGGCCAACCGAGACCGCTGGTGGGACAACCGCTACGCCGCCCACCTCGGCTATGTGCCCACCGAGACCAGCGAGATCTTCCGCACGCAGGTCGAAGCACAACCGCCGCTGCCCGCGGACGATCCGGCCGCGCTGTATCAAGGCGGCGCCTTCGTCAAAGCCGGCCCGTTCGGAGACTGA
- the kdgD gene encoding 5-dehydro-4-deoxyglucarate dehydratase codes for MSRYTPKEFAQQIGSGLLSFPITHFKASDLSFDEDAYRKNLAWLFSHDAAGLFAAGGTGEFFSLTAAETDRVVRAAVAETGGKIPVIAPAGRGTAESIEYCKAAEAAGADGILLLPPYLTEASADGVAAHVEQVCKSTKLGVIIYNRANQILDADHLERLADRCPNLVGFKDGVGDLELMTRIYARLGDRFTYIGGLPTAETFALPYLTMGVTTYSSAIFNFVPKFALEFYAAVRAYDNAKVYKMLNDFVLPYIQLRNRKRGYAVSIVKAGMKVVGRSAGPVRAPLTDLTDAELAELSALVSRVAEVEKLAA; via the coding sequence ATGTCCCGATATACCCCCAAAGAATTCGCCCAACAGATTGGCTCCGGTTTGCTGTCGTTCCCGATCACGCACTTCAAGGCATCCGACCTGTCGTTTGACGAAGACGCGTATCGCAAGAACCTGGCATGGCTGTTCAGCCACGATGCTGCCGGCCTGTTTGCCGCAGGTGGTACGGGGGAGTTCTTCTCGCTCACCGCTGCAGAAACGGACCGCGTTGTGCGCGCTGCCGTGGCTGAGACGGGCGGCAAGATCCCGGTGATCGCCCCGGCAGGCCGTGGCACCGCTGAATCGATCGAGTACTGCAAGGCCGCGGAAGCCGCCGGCGCCGACGGCATCCTGCTGCTGCCCCCGTACCTGACCGAAGCCTCCGCCGACGGCGTGGCCGCCCACGTGGAGCAGGTCTGCAAGTCGACCAAGCTGGGCGTGATCATCTACAACCGCGCCAACCAGATCCTCGACGCCGATCACCTCGAGCGTCTGGCCGACCGTTGCCCGAACCTCGTCGGCTTCAAGGACGGTGTGGGCGACCTGGAACTGATGACGCGCATCTACGCCCGCCTGGGCGACCGCTTCACGTACATCGGTGGCCTGCCCACCGCCGAGACCTTCGCGCTGCCGTACCTGACGATGGGCGTGACGACGTATTCGTCGGCCATCTTCAACTTCGTGCCGAAGTTCGCCCTGGAGTTCTACGCTGCCGTGCGTGCGTACGACAACGCCAAGGTCTATAAGATGCTCAATGACTTCGTGCTGCCGTACATCCAACTGCGCAACCGCAAGCGCGGCTATGCAGTGTCGATCGTCAAGGCCGGCATGAAGGTGGTTGGCCGCAGCGCGGGCCCGGTGCGCGCGCCGCTGACGGACCTGACCGACGCAGAACTGGCCGAACTGTCGGCACTGGTGTCGCGCGTGGCCGAAGTCGAAAAACTGGCTGCATAA
- the garD gene encoding galactarate dehydratase codes for MSESTLAAEAGTETEKALTIRVHDGDNVAIVVNARGLPAGTALADGTVLVEGVPQGHKVALTDLAEGDAVIRYGEVIGYAVKPLPRGSWINEHAVKLPSAPALDELPLATRPDPKLAKLEGYTFEGYRNADGTVGTKNVLGIMTSVQCVAGVTDYVVGRIKRELLPRYPNVDDVVALNHVYGCGVAINAPAAIVPIRTLQNLALNPNFGGEIMVIGLGCEKLVPERLVPEKLAPGGRIPIEVAGTADSPVLRLQDEAFDGFIGMTDAIMEMAERRLEHLNKRQRETCPASDLVVGVQCGGSDAFSGVTANPAVGFAADLIVRAGGTVMFSEVTEVRDAIHLLTPRAVSEDVGRALLREMAWYDDYLSGGQTDRSANPSPGNKKGGLSNVVEKALGSIVKSGSTAIVDVLGPGEKVRRKGLIFAATPASDFVCGTLQLASGMNLQVFTTGRGTPYGLAMAPVIKVSTRKALSERWHDLIDLDAGRIATGEASIADIGWELFHLILDVASGRKQVCADKLGLHNALALFNPAPVT; via the coding sequence ATGTCCGAATCTACGCTGGCCGCCGAGGCTGGCACTGAAACCGAAAAAGCGCTGACGATCCGTGTACATGACGGCGACAACGTCGCCATCGTCGTCAACGCGCGCGGCTTGCCTGCCGGCACGGCACTGGCCGACGGCACCGTGCTGGTCGAAGGCGTACCGCAAGGGCACAAGGTGGCATTGACTGACCTTGCAGAAGGCGATGCCGTCATCCGCTACGGCGAGGTGATCGGCTATGCCGTCAAGCCGCTGCCGCGTGGCAGCTGGATCAACGAGCATGCCGTGAAGCTGCCGTCCGCGCCGGCGCTCGACGAGCTGCCCCTTGCCACACGCCCCGATCCCAAACTGGCAAAGCTCGAGGGCTACACCTTCGAGGGTTACCGCAACGCAGACGGCACGGTCGGCACGAAGAACGTGCTCGGCATCATGACCAGTGTGCAGTGCGTGGCCGGCGTGACGGACTACGTGGTCGGCCGCATCAAGCGTGAACTGTTGCCGCGCTACCCGAACGTCGATGACGTAGTTGCACTCAACCACGTGTACGGCTGCGGCGTGGCCATCAACGCGCCGGCGGCCATCGTGCCGATCCGTACGCTGCAGAACCTTGCGCTCAACCCGAACTTTGGCGGCGAGATCATGGTGATCGGCCTGGGCTGCGAAAAGCTCGTGCCCGAGCGCCTCGTGCCGGAAAAGCTCGCTCCCGGTGGCCGCATTCCCATCGAGGTTGCTGGCACGGCAGACTCCCCCGTGCTGCGTCTGCAAGACGAAGCATTCGACGGCTTCATCGGCATGACTGATGCCATCATGGAGATGGCCGAGCGCCGACTGGAACACCTCAACAAGCGCCAGCGCGAAACCTGTCCCGCCTCCGATCTGGTGGTGGGTGTGCAATGCGGTGGCAGCGATGCGTTTTCCGGCGTGACGGCCAATCCGGCCGTTGGCTTTGCGGCCGATTTGATCGTGCGCGCTGGCGGCACGGTGATGTTCTCGGAAGTGACCGAAGTGCGGGACGCCATCCACCTGCTCACGCCGCGCGCCGTCAGCGAAGACGTCGGCCGTGCATTGCTGCGCGAAATGGCGTGGTACGACGACTACCTGAGCGGCGGCCAAACCGATCGCAGCGCTAACCCATCGCCGGGCAACAAGAAGGGCGGGCTCTCCAACGTGGTCGAGAAGGCGCTGGGCTCCATCGTCAAATCCGGCAGCACAGCCATCGTCGACGTACTCGGCCCCGGCGAAAAAGTACGCCGCAAGGGCCTGATCTTTGCCGCCACACCGGCCAGCGACTTTGTGTGCGGCACGCTGCAGCTCGCCTCGGGCATGAACCTGCAGGTGTTCACCACCGGACGCGGCACGCCGTACGGCCTGGCCATGGCGCCTGTCATCAAGGTGTCGACACGCAAGGCGCTCTCTGAGCGCTGGCATGACCTGATCGACCTCGACGCCGGCCGCATCGCCACGGGTGAAGCCAGCATTGCCGACATCGGCTGGGAGCTGTTCCACCTGATTCTCGACGTGGCCAGCGGCCGCAAGCAAGTCTGCGCCGACAAGCTCGGCTTGCATAATGCGCTCGCGCTGTTCAACCCCGCTCCCGTAACCTGA
- a CDS encoding enolase C-terminal domain-like protein, which produces MTLQSIESGARTSTPRVTEMQVIPVAGRDSMLLNLCGAHAPFFTRNLVILKDNAGRTGVGEVPGGEGIRQALERVIPLVVGQSIGRTNGVLNGIRRALAGGGNAAHQATVHQVTSASEAAVLRQPHEINLRMDNVITAVEAALLDLLGQCLEVPVAELLGAGQQRDSAPMLAYLFYVGDRRKTDLPYLDGKNGADDWLRLRHEAAMTPEAIARLAEAASERYGFADFKLKGGVMRGAEEMEAIAAIKARFPHARVTLDPNGAWSLNEAIALCKGQGHLLAYAEDPCGPEAGYSGREIMAEFKRATGIPTATNMIATDWRQMGHAIPLHAVDIPLADPHFWTMQGSVRVAQLCDEWGLTWGSHSNNHFDVSLAMFTHVAAAAPGNITAIDTHWIWQEAEERLTREPLSIQGGHVAVPDRPGLGIEIDMDRVMAAHALYKTLGPGARDDAMAMQYLVPGWTYDPKRPSLGR; this is translated from the coding sequence GTGACGTTGCAATCGATCGAATCCGGCGCACGCACCAGCACGCCACGTGTGACGGAGATGCAGGTGATTCCCGTTGCCGGGCGCGACAGCATGCTGTTGAACCTGTGTGGCGCGCATGCCCCGTTCTTCACCCGTAACCTCGTCATCCTGAAGGACAACGCCGGGCGCACCGGCGTGGGCGAGGTGCCGGGCGGGGAGGGCATCCGCCAGGCGCTGGAGCGCGTGATTCCGCTGGTGGTTGGGCAATCCATCGGCCGCACCAACGGCGTGCTGAACGGCATCCGCCGCGCACTGGCAGGCGGCGGCAATGCCGCACATCAGGCAACGGTGCATCAGGTGACGTCCGCCTCAGAAGCCGCTGTGCTGCGCCAGCCGCACGAAATCAACCTGCGCATGGACAACGTCATCACGGCAGTGGAAGCCGCGCTGCTGGACCTGCTTGGCCAGTGCCTGGAGGTGCCGGTAGCGGAACTGCTGGGCGCCGGACAGCAGCGCGACTCGGCCCCGATGCTTGCTTACCTGTTCTACGTGGGCGACCGCCGCAAGACGGATCTACCGTATCTGGACGGGAAAAACGGTGCGGATGATTGGCTGCGTTTGCGCCACGAAGCCGCCATGACGCCGGAGGCCATCGCCCGCCTGGCGGAGGCCGCCTCCGAGCGTTATGGCTTTGCCGACTTCAAGCTCAAGGGCGGTGTGATGCGCGGCGCGGAAGAGATGGAGGCGATTGCCGCCATCAAGGCGCGCTTCCCGCACGCACGTGTCACGCTGGACCCGAACGGTGCCTGGTCGCTGAACGAGGCGATTGCCCTGTGCAAAGGACAGGGCCACCTGCTGGCCTATGCCGAAGACCCCTGCGGCCCGGAAGCCGGCTACTCGGGGCGCGAGATCATGGCCGAATTCAAGCGCGCCACCGGCATCCCGACCGCCACCAACATGATCGCCACCGACTGGCGGCAGATGGGTCACGCGATCCCGCTGCACGCCGTGGATATTCCACTGGCCGATCCGCACTTCTGGACGATGCAGGGGTCCGTGCGCGTTGCGCAGTTGTGCGATGAATGGGGGCTCACATGGGGCTCGCATTCCAATAACCACTTCGATGTCTCGCTGGCGATGTTCACGCATGTGGCCGCCGCCGCACCGGGCAACATCACCGCCATCGATACCCACTGGATCTGGCAGGAAGCCGAAGAGCGCCTGACACGCGAGCCGCTGAGCATCCAGGGCGGTCACGTGGCTGTGCCGGACCGCCCGGGTCTGGGCATCGAGATCGACATGGACCGCGTCATGGCGGCCCATGCGCTGTACAAAACCCTGGGCCCTGGCGCGCGCGACGATGCCATGGCCATGCAATACCTCGTGCCAGGCTGGACGTATGACCCCAAGCGCCCAAGCCTTGGGCGCTGA
- a CDS encoding aldehyde dehydrogenase (NADP(+)), giving the protein MTLSGELLLGAARVAGGAGTVRAMNPATGEWLEPEFTLASKADAARAAELAAAAFDVYRETAPEVRAAFLEAIASQIEALGDALIERAMAESALPRARLEGERGRTCGQLRLFANVVRAGDAVGARLDSALPERKPLPRSDLRLRRIALGPVAVFGASNFPLAFSVAGGDTASALAAGCPVVVKAHPAHPGTSELVGRAIQAAVAQCGLPEGVFSLILADNDVAGALVADPRIQAVGFTGSRAGGQALLRIAQARPQPIPVYGELSAINPVFLLPDALAKRAAALGQQYVASLTMGAGQFCTNPGLLLAIDGPDLDAFEAAAAAAMAGAAAQPMLTAGIHAAYTRGVDKLAGEANVRCVARGQDSDQPNRGQAGFYTTDAKSFQAQPTLHDEIFGATGLVVRCRDAEELRALAESLEGQLTATLHLDAGDTAIARSLLPILERKAGRILANGWPTGVEVCQAMVHGGPWPATTDSRTTSVGTAAIERFLRPVCYQDLPAELLPQALQDANPLNLRRLVDGQWQ; this is encoded by the coding sequence ATGACCTTGAGCGGCGAACTGCTGCTGGGTGCTGCCCGCGTTGCGGGCGGTGCCGGCACGGTTCGCGCCATGAACCCCGCCACCGGGGAATGGCTCGAACCCGAATTCACCCTGGCCTCCAAGGCCGATGCCGCGCGTGCCGCTGAACTGGCCGCCGCGGCTTTTGACGTTTACCGCGAGACTGCGCCGGAAGTGCGTGCTGCGTTTTTGGAAGCCATCGCCAGCCAGATCGAAGCGCTGGGCGATGCGCTGATCGAGCGCGCGATGGCCGAATCCGCACTGCCGCGTGCCCGTCTGGAAGGCGAGCGCGGCCGCACGTGCGGCCAACTCCGCCTGTTTGCGAACGTGGTACGTGCCGGCGATGCCGTGGGCGCACGCCTCGATTCGGCACTGCCCGAGCGTAAGCCGTTGCCCCGTTCCGACCTGCGCCTGCGCCGTATCGCGCTGGGCCCAGTGGCCGTGTTTGGCGCGAGCAACTTCCCGCTGGCGTTCTCTGTGGCCGGTGGCGATACCGCGTCGGCGCTGGCAGCCGGTTGCCCGGTCGTCGTGAAGGCGCATCCGGCACATCCGGGGACGTCCGAGCTGGTGGGCCGCGCCATCCAGGCGGCGGTTGCCCAGTGCGGCCTGCCCGAAGGCGTGTTCTCGCTCATCCTGGCCGACAACGATGTGGCAGGCGCCCTGGTGGCCGATCCGCGCATCCAGGCGGTGGGCTTTACCGGTTCGCGTGCTGGCGGTCAGGCACTGCTGCGCATTGCGCAGGCGCGTCCGCAGCCGATTCCCGTCTATGGCGAACTGAGCGCCATCAACCCCGTTTTCCTGCTGCCGGATGCGTTGGCCAAGCGTGCCGCCGCGTTGGGGCAACAGTACGTGGCGTCCCTCACGATGGGCGCTGGTCAGTTCTGTACGAACCCGGGCCTGCTGCTTGCGATCGATGGGCCGGATCTCGACGCATTTGAAGCCGCTGCCGCTGCCGCCATGGCCGGAGCCGCTGCACAACCGATGCTCACCGCCGGCATTCACGCTGCGTACACGCGCGGTGTCGACAAGCTGGCAGGCGAAGCCAACGTGCGTTGCGTTGCACGCGGACAGGACAGCGACCAGCCCAACCGCGGGCAGGCCGGCTTCTACACCACGGATGCCAAGAGCTTCCAGGCCCAGCCGACTCTGCACGACGAGATCTTCGGCGCCACCGGTCTGGTCGTGCGTTGCCGCGATGCGGAAGAGCTGCGTGCGCTGGCCGAATCGCTGGAAGGCCAGTTGACCGCTACGCTGCATCTGGATGCCGGCGATACGGCGATCGCCCGTTCGCTGCTGCCGATCCTGGAGCGCAAGGCGGGCCGCATCCTGGCCAATGGCTGGCCGACCGGCGTTGAGGTGTGCCAGGCCATGGTGCACGGCGGCCCGTGGCCCGCCACAACCGATTCGCGCACGACCTCGGTCGGCACGGCAGCCATCGAGCGCTTCCTGCGCCCGGTGTGCTACCAGGATCTGCCGGCAGAACTGCTGCCGCAGGCGCTGCAAGACGCGAATCCGCTGAATCTGCGCCGTCTGGTCGACGGGCAGTGGCAGTAA
- a CDS encoding ABC transporter substrate-binding protein translates to MPISRRRFAQSALMLAAAPALSFAQARPVLKAGDQKGGLRALLEAADALKGVPYDIQWTEFPAAAPLAEALNAGAVDLGPIGDAPAIFALAAGTRIKLIGANRSDPYGTAVLVRPDSPLKTAADLKGRSIGTNRGSIGHLVALKALESAGLGPQDANFRFLPPADAKLALVNGSIDAWSTWEPYTAMAETAGHARVLVSGRGLWSGLSYLAATDAALAAKHDVLRDFLQRVVRAQVWSYQHVDSYSATLARIIGIAPEAARLQFARRQTVWRPIDAQLIAEQQRTADFYLKSGLLRQKLDVASTFDTGFPLTA, encoded by the coding sequence ATGCCGATTTCTCGACGACGTTTTGCACAATCTGCGCTGATGCTGGCGGCTGCGCCGGCCTTGTCCTTTGCACAGGCACGCCCCGTGCTCAAGGCCGGCGACCAGAAGGGCGGGCTACGCGCGCTGCTGGAGGCAGCAGACGCGCTCAAAGGCGTGCCTTACGACATTCAGTGGACAGAGTTTCCCGCTGCAGCGCCGCTGGCCGAAGCGCTCAACGCGGGCGCAGTGGATCTGGGGCCGATTGGCGATGCGCCGGCCATCTTCGCGCTGGCAGCAGGCACACGCATCAAGCTGATCGGCGCGAACCGGTCGGACCCCTACGGCACGGCGGTGCTGGTACGTCCGGATTCCCCGCTGAAGACGGCGGCAGACCTCAAGGGCAGATCCATCGGCACCAACCGGGGCTCGATCGGGCACCTGGTGGCGCTCAAGGCGTTGGAATCTGCCGGGCTGGGGCCGCAAGATGCCAACTTCCGCTTTCTGCCGCCCGCCGATGCCAAGCTTGCCCTGGTCAACGGCTCCATTGATGCGTGGTCGACGTGGGAACCCTATACGGCGATGGCCGAAACCGCCGGGCATGCGCGCGTGCTGGTGAGCGGGCGCGGGCTGTGGTCGGGCCTGAGCTACCTGGCCGCCACGGACGCAGCATTGGCTGCCAAGCACGATGTTCTGCGTGATTTCCTGCAGCGTGTGGTGCGTGCACAGGTATGGTCGTACCAGCATGTCGACAGCTACTCGGCCACGCTGGCGCGCATCATCGGCATTGCGCCCGAGGCGGCGCGGCTGCAGTTCGCCCGGCGCCAGACGGTGTGGCGCCCCATTGATGCGCAACTCATTGCTGAGCAGCAGCGCACGGCGGACTTCTATCTGAAGTCGGGCCTGCTCAGGCAAAAGCTGGACGTGGCATCGACCTTTGATACCGGCTTTCCGCTGACAGCTTGA
- a CDS encoding LysR substrate-binding domain-containing protein, whose amino-acid sequence MFELSQLRCFVAVAEELHFGRAAERLHMTQPPLSRQVRLLEHQVGTELLERNSRSVRLTAAGRSFLPDAARILRLADEAAATARRVATGAAGALAIGFTATVGYGQLPALVSAVRAASPGVRLTLKEMVSGAQLAALDAREIDVGLLRPPVEHGELIAVPCSQEPLVLALPEAVANTWPQRPSLRDCEGKPLLMYSPYEARYFHQLVSGLLERAEVLPDIVEYVSQIHSMLALVRAGIGVALIPAAASMLHFEGVVYRPVRTTPAKPVELWLAYRKDNDNPAFQVLKDTLRQSLTSGR is encoded by the coding sequence ATGTTCGAGCTGAGCCAACTCCGTTGTTTTGTCGCCGTGGCAGAAGAACTGCATTTCGGGCGTGCCGCTGAACGCCTGCACATGACACAGCCGCCGCTGTCGCGCCAGGTGCGTCTGCTGGAGCACCAAGTCGGCACCGAACTGCTTGAGCGCAACAGCCGTTCCGTCAGATTGACCGCTGCTGGGCGTAGCTTCTTGCCGGATGCCGCGCGCATCCTGCGGTTGGCCGATGAGGCGGCGGCCACGGCACGGCGCGTCGCCACGGGTGCGGCAGGCGCACTGGCGATCGGCTTTACGGCAACGGTCGGCTATGGGCAGTTGCCCGCGCTGGTGAGCGCCGTGCGCGCTGCGTCCCCTGGGGTGCGGTTGACGTTGAAGGAGATGGTGAGCGGTGCGCAGCTTGCGGCGCTCGATGCGCGCGAGATTGACGTTGGCCTGTTGCGCCCCCCCGTGGAACATGGCGAATTGATCGCCGTGCCGTGTTCGCAAGAGCCGCTCGTGCTGGCGCTGCCGGAAGCGGTGGCCAACACCTGGCCACAGCGCCCCAGCCTGCGCGATTGCGAGGGCAAACCGCTGCTGATGTATTCGCCTTACGAGGCGCGTTACTTCCACCAGTTGGTGAGTGGTCTGCTCGAACGCGCCGAGGTGTTGCCCGACATCGTCGAATATGTCAGCCAGATCCACTCAATGCTGGCGCTGGTGCGCGCAGGGATTGGCGTGGCGCTGATTCCCGCAGCGGCATCAATGCTGCATTTTGAAGGCGTGGTCTACCGCCCCGTGCGCACCACCCCCGCGAAGCCGGTCGAGCTGTGGCTGGCCTATCGCAAGGACAACGACAACCCAGCGTTCCAGGTGTTGAAAGACACGCTGCGCCAGTCGCTCACGAGTGGCCGCTGA
- a CDS encoding TetR/AcrR family transcriptional regulator, giving the protein MTTAAPRKKRTETPFTPSESAVKSLDAAVRYVLDNGIGDMSLRRVAEAIGTSHRMLIYHFGSADEFWEIVLREIRHREQLARVRVQNDIADPVAAIEAAWDRYASDAYLPIIRLLFELYARAIREPERFHDFLGDVVDSWLAPVAALFEAQLGLTPAEARARARIQVATMRGLLLDLVTTGDRKGTTAALKRFARMITAP; this is encoded by the coding sequence ATGACCACCGCCGCACCGCGCAAGAAGCGCACTGAGACCCCGTTCACGCCCAGCGAATCCGCCGTCAAGTCACTGGATGCGGCGGTTCGCTATGTGCTCGACAACGGTATCGGCGACATGTCGTTGCGGCGCGTGGCCGAGGCCATCGGCACGAGCCACCGCATGCTGATCTACCACTTCGGCTCCGCCGACGAGTTCTGGGAGATCGTGCTGCGCGAGATCCGCCACCGCGAGCAGCTCGCGCGCGTGCGCGTCCAGAACGACATCGCCGACCCCGTGGCCGCCATTGAAGCCGCATGGGACCGCTACGCGTCCGACGCCTACCTGCCCATCATCCGGCTGTTGTTTGAGCTCTACGCACGCGCCATTCGCGAGCCCGAGCGCTTTCATGATTTTCTCGGCGATGTGGTGGACAGCTGGCTAGCGCCCGTTGCCGCGCTGTTTGAAGCCCAGCTTGGCCTAACGCCTGCAGAAGCCCGCGCCCGTGCCCGTATTCAGGTGGCGACGATGCGCGGCCTGCTGCTCGATCTTGTCACCACGGGCGATCGCAAAGGCACCACTGCCGCATTGAAGCGCTTTGCGCGGATGATCACCGCGCCCTGA
- a CDS encoding MFS transporter gives MDIKAPAVGAQSVPRTERMTRVRFVILAMLFIVTTINYADRATISIAGSAMQKELGIDAVSLGYIFSAFGWAYVIAQIPGGWLLDRFGSKRVYTFSILLWSLFTLAQGAVGFFTGAAAITMVFCLRFLVGAAEAPSFPANSRIVAAWFPANERGTASAIFNSAQYAATVVFAPLMAWLVHEFGWHHVFIMMGVIGIVMAFVWKTFVHDPKDHPGINRAEIEYIEAGGGLVNMDRAGVAKTEGPNLGYVKQLLGNRMLMGVYIAQYCINALTYFFITWFPVYLVQARGMSILKAGFVASIPAVCGFLGGILGGIISDALLRKGASLSVARKVPIVLGMLLSMSMVICNYVDAQTIVVAVMALSFFGKGLGALGWAVNSDTAPKQIAGLSGALMNTFGNLSSITTPIAIGYIVNTTGSFNGALVYVGIHAAVAILCYLVMVGEIKRVELKPL, from the coding sequence ATGGATATCAAAGCCCCAGCTGTGGGAGCGCAGAGCGTGCCGCGCACCGAGCGCATGACTCGCGTGCGCTTCGTGATCCTCGCGATGCTGTTCATCGTGACGACCATCAACTATGCCGATCGCGCGACCATCTCCATTGCAGGCTCAGCCATGCAGAAGGAGCTCGGCATCGATGCCGTGTCGCTCGGCTACATCTTCTCGGCATTCGGCTGGGCCTATGTGATTGCGCAGATTCCGGGCGGCTGGCTGCTCGACCGCTTCGGCTCCAAGCGCGTGTACACTTTCAGCATCCTGCTGTGGTCGCTGTTCACCCTGGCGCAGGGCGCAGTCGGCTTCTTTACGGGCGCGGCGGCCATCACCATGGTGTTTTGCCTGCGCTTTCTGGTGGGGGCAGCAGAGGCGCCGTCCTTCCCAGCCAACAGCCGCATCGTCGCGGCATGGTTCCCGGCCAATGAACGGGGCACGGCGTCGGCCATCTTCAATTCAGCACAGTACGCAGCTACGGTGGTGTTTGCCCCGTTGATGGCATGGCTGGTGCACGAGTTCGGCTGGCACCATGTGTTTATCATGATGGGCGTGATCGGCATTGTCATGGCCTTCGTGTGGAAGACCTTCGTGCACGATCCGAAGGACCACCCCGGCATCAACCGTGCCGAGATCGAGTACATCGAAGCCGGCGGCGGCCTGGTCAACATGGACCGCGCTGGCGTGGCCAAGACCGAAGGGCCGAACCTCGGCTACGTCAAGCAACTGCTTGGCAACCGCATGCTGATGGGGGTGTACATCGCGCAGTACTGCATCAACGCGCTCACGTACTTCTTCATCACGTGGTTTCCGGTGTACCTGGTGCAGGCGCGCGGCATGTCGATCCTTAAGGCGGGCTTCGTGGCGTCGATTCCGGCGGTGTGCGGCTTCCTCGGCGGCATTCTGGGCGGGATCATTTCCGATGCACTGCTGCGCAAGGGGGCATCGCTGTCAGTGGCGCGCAAGGTGCCGATCGTGCTGGGCATGCTGCTCTCCATGAGCATGGTGATCTGCAACTACGTGGATGCACAGACCATTGTGGTGGCGGTGATGGCGTTGTCGTTCTTCGGCAAGGGCCTGGGTGCGCTGGGCTGGGCCGTCAACTCCGACACGGCACCCAAGCAGATTGCCGGGCTGTCGGGTGCGCTGATGAACACCTTTGGCAACCTGTCGAGCATCACGACCCCCATCGCCATCGGCTACATCGTCAATACCACGGGCTCGTTCAACGGGGCGTTGGTGTACGTGGGTATCCATGCTGCGGTGGCGATCCTCTGCTACCTGGTGATGGTGGGCGAGATCAAACGCGTCGAACTCAAGCCACTGTAA